Genomic segment of Jaculus jaculus isolate mJacJac1 chromosome 6, mJacJac1.mat.Y.cur, whole genome shotgun sequence:
GGTCCCCACTCAAAAATCCTCGCGTGCTGCGAGTCGTCATTCAACAGGCAGGTGGGCGCACGGCTCCTCTGGGCACACGGAGCTGGGCCGGGTGCAGCAGCCGGCCACAGGGAAGGGGTCTGCCCGTGCCCTCGCCaggctctgcctctccctccagttactttctctttccttttgcgATCCTCGCGGTCTCGAGGCACCCAGGAGCCTATCGTGGTCAAGCGAAGGGGACCCGGGCCAGGGAGGAAAGTGGGCGGGAGCCCGAGGCAGCTACGTCGTCCCGAACCCTCCCATTCCGGAGCCGGAGCAGGAAGAGAGGGTGGGGCCTGCACTCACATGGCCCTGGAGGTCACCCACCTAGGGGTCTCCCAAAGCCAGGGTCTGTAAGCTGGAAATGCAGTACCAACGCCCGGGACCCCAAGCAAGGCTGGGACCAGCCTGCCCGGGATGTCGCCAACCACCTCCACGGATCAGGTACCGCTGGCCACCCTGCAGCACCCAAGGGCTCTCTGCAGGCCCTCCCTCTCCCCGTGGCCCTCATTGTGCTCTGCCTGGGGCCTCTCGGCCGCCCCAACGCTCCCTCTTCTCGAGGCTCCTCCGCAGCTCCCACTCCGCTCCAGGGTCTCTGCCCTGTTCCCCCGCAGACGCCGCACTGGCTGCCTCTGAATTCTTCGCTCTGCCTCCCAGTAaccatccttccttcctgctgagaATCCTGCCTTCCTGCCCGTCCCTGGGTCTTCCTGATACTCCTGAGCTCCGCTAAGCCACAGGATTTAAGAAGTCTAATAATGTAAGCAGACCGTTGGCACTCTTGCTCACAACGCTTTggtgtctttctcctctctctttcttttttaacttttttaattgaaagcttctataattatagacaataaaccatgatacttccccaccaccaccacacacacactttccccttgatTTATGcactctctccatcatatcctttcctcctctccatcagtctctcttctattttgatgtcatgatcttttccatctattatgatggtcttgtgtaggtagtgtcaggcactgtgaggtcatggatatccgggccatttgtgtctggaagagtgcattgtaaggagtcccatccttcctgtggctcttacattctctccgacatctcttctgcaacagaccctgtgccttggaaggtgtgatggagatgtctctgtgttgagcactcctctgtcacttcttctcagcactatgatgccttttgggtcatccccgTGGtggccaccatctgaaaagagaagcttctctaaccaaaagtgagagtagcattaatagatggaTATGAACTCTAAGAAAAGTGCcgacagggcagtttggtgaacgtAATATATGCgtttaggcagacaccagcagacgtcacaaccctagggctcatgaccacctccatcataggcttttgactagactttcagtaccaagcatgtattccctcccctggagcgggcctccagtccagttagagagcagttgtttcccccataacagacatgccactgttgtacccattggctcattcagTCTGGCTGCTCCGATTTCAGGCTTGCAACGTCTGCTGTTGTGTATCgccgctgatgacttctctctcccacagggctgcatgcagtgtagcttctCCTAGCTTGCTggcagctggtccacagggaggaggttttcagctcagttccagcttgatttctcagtgacccttgcagcacaagcatgtggaatcttcagcaatttaaaaaaattttttttgttcatttttattcatttatttgagagtgccaagagagaaagaggcagatagagagagagagaatgggcgcgccagggcctccaaccactgcaaatgaactccagacgcatgtgccccttgtgcatctggctaatgtgggtcctggagaattaagcctcgaaccggggtccttaggcttcacaggcaagcgcttaactgctaagccatctctccagcctttttttttttttttgaaatagggtctccaAATGAATTTAGAGCTCATGGGTTGGCTAGACTATttagccagtgagcccagggCATCCCCAAACTCTGTCtctcagcctgggattacaggtgcacatcaccatgcccagcatttatgtgggttctgggggtcaaactcagatccttatatttgcaagacaagcaccttacccactgagtgaGCCCATTTGATGGatttatcttttcctcctgtctttctttctttctctctctctctctcttttctcttctctttttctttctttctttcttcctttttttcacaGTTTTCCTTAGTTTACAGGCAGGAGGAAGACAGAGGTCATGCCCAAGAGGCATAAACAGGGTTCCCAGAAATGAAACACTCAGAActcaagagaaaggaggaggaaggagtacAGAGTGGTCCGTGAGGAAAGCCCTTATTTGATAGATTTTTCTATGACATCTAcactgttcttttgtttgtttgttttttgtttttcaaggtaggatctcaccttgaactcacagtgatcctcctacctctgccatccctcccagtgctagaattaaaggtgtgccctgctcactgttttttgtttgtttgtttgtttgtttgtttgtttgtttgttttttggtttttctaggtacagtctcactctagctgagactgtcctggaattcactatgtaatctcagggtggccttgaactcacggcgatcctcctacctctgcctcccaagtgctgggattaaaggcgtgtaccaccatgtccagcttttttttttttttaagttgtgctgtttttgtttgtttgttttgtgtgtgtgtgtgtgtgtgtgcgcgcgcgcgcgcacatgtgtgtatttgagatagggtcttgcaatGTAGCCTACACTGGCCTCCAATTTACAGCAATTCTgcttcagcatcccaagtgctgagatttcacatgcaccactatgccaggcatcatttccttccttctttcctccctttcttccttcctttctctcttttcttttttttcggggtttctgaggtagggtcttgctgtagcccaggctgacctggaattcactgtgtagtctcagggcggccttgaactcacggggatcctcctacctttgcctccggagtactgggattacaggcgtgcaccaccatgcccaggtctttttcctttttgaggcgGTCTCACTACACAGCGCTGagtgacctggatctcactgaatAGATCAGGCAGGCCTCGAGTTTGAGGcagttctcttgcctctgccttagGACCTGGGCAGGATTCAAATACAGGAAGTGAAAAGAACATAGGAAGTGCTCAGAACAGTAGATTTGTGTGTGAATTTAGGAATTTCCCCGATGTTTAAAGCACTGTGGCATGAGTAAGTAACAAGTCTGGGGAGAAACTGAGGTGAAATGTTAGAAGTTATTATTTAGAGGCGGCAGGTCTTGTGTCATTTACATATCACAAGGGTGGGGGGCGGTTCTTTTGAAAGGATCAGAGCTGGGGCCCAGGCTCAAAGGCCTGTCTGATCGCACCAACCCATTGGCCTCTCTTATCTTCCCGCCTGAGAAAGCTGCAGAAATTTCCAAGGCTGTGGGGGAAGGTGGGTGGTGGGCAGCTCCCATGAACTCTAGGGACCTTGTTCAGTGGGATGGCAGGGTGGAGTCCCTGCGGGCcaccttctgcaatttctgttttcttccttttacctGTAGAAGACAGTTTGCGGCCTTGTATAAAGGGACATTCTACTTCCACTTTGAAAACCTATGTTATGCCAATGGCCGGAAAACTACCTTCTTATGCTACCGAGTGGAGAGACTGGCGCCTGGTCTACCTGTCTACCTTTGGAAAGGGGTCTTTAGAAATCAGGTATTGTCTAGATCCTTTTTCCATTTCAAGCAGGAGCTAAGCCCTTTTGAGAATGCCCCCAAATTAATCTGTACAATGTCAGATGGCCTGACACCCTGTCCCTGCTTGACTGTCCTggaaccctttttaaaaatattttgttttatttatttatttatttgacagagaaagagagagagagagagagagagtgggtacgccagggcctccagccactgcaaacaaactccagacacgtgcgcccccttgtgcatcaggctaacgtgggtcctggggaaccggacctgggtcctttggctttgcaagcaaacgccttaactgctaagccctagaaacctttttttttttttttttttttgaggtatggtctcactctagtccaggctgacctggaattaactatgtagtctcagggtggcctcgaactcatggcaatcctcctacctctgcctcccaagtgctgggattaaaggcctagaaccctttttttaaaaaaaaaaaatctttatttatttatttgagagagagagaaagcatcagaggggggaggagggacagaatgggcacaccagggcctccagccactgaaaatgaactccagatgcatgagccaccttgtgcatctggctttcatgggtcctggggaatcaagcctggatcctttggctttgcaggcaagtgccttaaccactaggctatctctgtagcccccctcctctttttgttgttcttgctgTTGTTTGGCATGTGCGTAGTATGTTAGTGTGTTGTATGTGGTAGTGTGTGTGATACGTGCACAGgtgcatgcagagaccagagcagAATGCTAGGCATTCTTCCTCCATCACCCATCATGAGTCTCCTGGAGCTGGAGTCTCTCACGCATTCCGGAGCTTGACATTTTCCCCCCAGAAGccctttggtctctgctccccacagggcaAGGCTTACACGTATGCATAGCCATGCCCAGTCATTTACGTAGGTGCTGAGGAAATAAACTCAGGTTGTCTGAGGCTCCCTTAAGCCCCCGTGTCTGCGTGGGAAGTGTTaaaaccaatgagccatctctccagccctgtcatggaACCTGGTCTGTGTCGCCTGACTTATCACAGAGGCTTTGTATAGAGGCCATTGCCCTAAGTCTGCAGGCACCCATTTTCCCCCCAAACCTCGAGCTTTGTACCTGACAGGCCTTAGGAAGGACACCCAGAAGGCTGGGTGTGTTGAGCATCTGGACACCTTATCTGTCCACCCACCCACCACACCCCTGATGCCTCCCTGACAAGgctgcaccaccaccaccttctTGCCCCACGCCCATCCAGACCCACTCCCAGGAGCTCCCAGAAGTGGTCACTACAGCCGCCGTGATGGGTCTCTAGGGCCAGGGCCATCCCTGTGGTCCCTGCACCAACCACTAATACCCTGAGAATGCCCAGCATACATCTGCTCTTCCACCTCACCCCCACATGTCAGGCTTTTCTGAAGTGTGTTTAGAGGTGGAGCCCTTTGTAGAGTGGGCAGTTCAATAGCAGTTTTCTTACAACATCATAGGAGTCACACATGGAATTTAATCTTTTCCAgtgtccatatatatgtatgtatatattacatctatttgtttattagaaacagagagagagggagagagaatgggcgtgccagggcctccagccactgcaaacgaacctcagacgcatgcgccaccttgtgcatctggcttatgtgggacctggagaatcaaacctgggaccttaggcttcacagacatgcgccttaaccactaaaccatttctccagcccctaaatatttatttatttatttaagagagaaatggaattaggtgggggagatagagaaagagaaagagagggaggaaggaaggaagggagggagggagaaagaggtagagagaatgggccccccgggtttcctgccactgcagatgaactctagatgaatgtgccactttggtgcatctggctctagcccaggctgacctggaactcacagcgatcctcctacctctgcctcccaagtgctgggattaaaagcgtgcaccaccatgccgagcTGATgtttcctttaactgctgagccatgtctccaacttAATCAATGTCCATAGTTTTAAAAGCTGTCAGAAATAAGGAGGATGAATTTTAATGACTTAATTAGTCCAATATAATTAATGTGATTTCAGTGCATAATCAATATAAAGTTGTCCATGAGAAGACAGTTCATTTTCTCTTCAGCTCCCAAATACTGGGGTTATAAGTGTGcctcactatgcctggcttccttcttctctttaaaATGAGTTATGCGAGGCAGATGTGTAATCCTAGCCCACCAGAATCTTAAGCAGGAGggtcaagttcaaggtcataattGGCTACAtatgactttgaggtcagcccgaagtacatgagaccctgtccaaaacagggagggtggggaagaaggatggaaggaaagagggaaggaaaagaaaagaaaaattaagctgCATGTTTTATAGTTGCTGTGGGTCTCAGTCATGATAAGTCATATTTCATGGACTATAGCCAGAAGTCCCGTAAGGGACAGCACAGCCCACCCTAGCAGACAGTAGGCAAGAAATTAGCCAGATTCGCCAGGCCTGGCCAGAGCTGGGCTTAGAGTGCCTGAAGGGTACCTGGGAAAAGGGAGAGTGGACTTTGGGCTTAGAAGCTGAGCCAGCGATGGTGGGAAAGGATAGGAAATTAATAAAGGAGGCTGGGTCCAGAGGAGTGAACGGGCTGGCGGGTGAGTGAATCCGTCAGGGCAGCCTGCTCTACCCTGGGACTcggcccttctcttcctctcccaggTCTTCCCCCTGAAACAGCTCCACGCTGAGTTGTGCTTCCTCTATTGGTTTCACAACCACATACTGTCCCCCAATGAGAACTACAGGATTACCTGGTACGTGTCATGGAGCTCCTGTCCCAACTGTGCATGGGAGGTAGCCAGGTTCCTGGCTGCCCATCAAAACGTGACCCTGACCATCCACATCGCCCGCCTCTACTACTTCTGGAACGACAGTTTCAAGCAGGGGCTTCGCAGATTAAGTCAGGAAAGGGCACAGTTAGCCATCATGGACGGTCAAGGTGAGAGtttgcggtgggggggggggagctgctgGAGCGGGAGCACCCCAGGAGCCGCTAAGGAGCTCAGGGCCAATTTGAAGGCCTGGGAGGGACCTTTTGGGTTCTAACTGCCTTCTCATCTCTTCTTGTCTCAGGATTTCAATATTGTTGGGATGAGTTTGTATACAATGATGGCAAGCCATTCAGGCCTTGGAGGAAACTGAATATAAATTTTAACTACCAGGATCACAATTTACAGGAGATTCTCAGGTGAGGGGCCACCTCCTCGTCTCTCCTCTTGCCTCCTGGGGGTCCTCAGCTCTTCCCAGCTGGGCTGCTACTTGTCTCCTTTCCTGGCCTCTTGCTTCCAGGCTACGAAGCATTCCTCACATCCAGGGTCCTCCTACCCTACCTTGGTGCGTCTTGTCTCTGCATCATGTGGAATTTGAACTGATGGGTGCAGTGCGTAAGCGTGAAAATGGAAGACGGCAAAGCTTCCATTAAGACAGCCTCAAGTGCTGAGACCATGAGCGCCTGAAAGAAATGGCCGTGAGAGCGCTGGCTGCCACCACCTTGACGTTTTGCTCCCAAGGACAGAGGCACAGAGGGGTTCTgatgtggccacacacatttACCTCCACCTTCTGGGTCACAGACCCCAACCCAAGTGGCCAGGACAGGCTGTCCTCTTCTGCCTCTGGGAATAAGAGCTAGACAGAGGCCCATCCTAGAGGCCTCCAGGTGGCCTCCTCTGAGCCAGGCGTGTCTCCCACGACACACACCTCTCCCTTCTTCACTTGTTGTCTCACATGGCTCgtgtgttttgcttttctttttctttttggtttttcgaggtagggtctcactctagcccgggctggcctgaaattcactatggagtctcagggtggcctcaaactcacagccatcctcctacctctgcctccctaatcctgggattaaaggcgtgcgccaccacacccagcgctcTTAGGTTTTATATCTTGCGCAGTGGGTCAGAGCAGAAAGGcaacttacagggctggagagatggcttagcagttaaagctcttgcctgcgaagcctaaggacccatgttcgactctccagatcccacgtcagccagatgcgcaGTGACACGTgtgcgcaaggtcacacgtgcacacagcgcagagcatgcatttggagttcaattccagtggctggaggccctggcacaccaattgtctccccttttctccctcttgcattaaaaaaaaaaaaagccagtctgttaggcttgccttaaaaaaaaggcaacctacaTATTGATTGGTTAACAGCAACACGTTCTAGAAACAGACAGTTTGTAATAAATGGGCTAGCTCTTGGAAACAATGTAAAAGTCCTTGTCTGAGACAGACGAGCTGAGGGGAGGAAGCACTTGTGGtcaggaggtgtgtgtgtgtgggggagtacAGAATCAGTAGCTCCAGCCGGTCATGCTAGGGCTCTAACCACAAACCTGTCAGCAGATCTTTACAaacagagacaaggagagaagATGAGAAGATCCAAGtccttgtttttcttaatttctctATTCCATCTGGTATCAACAGTGCCTCCCAAATCCAGAGTAGTGGAATGTCCTCAGGGGAATGGccaagttttaaattaaaaaacattttttaaaatttatttgcaagtagacagagagagagagagaagagaggtagacagagagaatgggcatgccagggctgtcagcagctgcagatgaactccagatgcatgtgccactttgtgcatctggcttaaatgggtcctgggaatcgaacgtgggcactcaggttttgcaggcaagtgccttaaccatcgagccatctctccagcccccaaatttaaattttaatttacctttaaatatattttatttacttatttgagaaagacagaaaggacagagagggagagaatgggcatgccagggcctcctgccactgcaaacttcgaatgcatgtgccactttgtgcatctggctttactctttccagctggggaatcaaacccaggccatcaggctttgcaaacaagcgtctttaactgctgagccatctcgccggCCCGTTTCCACCTTTAGATCCAGGAAACACCTCAATTCTCTGCTTGGATAAGctgccctccccctccacccTCCCCCTCCACCGGTGCAGTATCTGTGGCTTCCTGGAAAGACCCAGTTCCTTCTGGAATCTGTGGGCCATGGCCCCAGGTCATTAGAACTAGAACTGACAAGGAAGAAAGGGGACACCATTTTCCAGGGCTCTCTAAATCTTAACTGAGCCTCTGTTACCCCAAGGGCCATCCTAGGACCAGAGGACGGATGGAGGTTGAGTGTGAGGAGCAAAGGGAATGTTGGGCGGGAAAGGCCAGGTGGGGACTCCTCTTCATGTGACGCGTAGATTCTGAGGTGACCAGAGTGGCTCCAGTGTCCTCCCTGCAGAATTCAGCTTTCACAGAACAGAAGCCCTttgttttaattgtgtgtgtgtgtgtgttttaaatctgaGAACCCTTGGTTGAGACTTGCCGAGGCAGGCCAA
This window contains:
- the LOC101607873 gene encoding DNA dC->dU-editing enzyme APOBEC-3-like isoform X1 — protein: MQYQRPGPQARLGPACPGCRQPPPRIRRQFAALYKGTFYFHFENLCYANGRKTTFLCYRVERLAPGLPVYLWKGVFRNQVFPLKQLHAELCFLYWFHNHILSPNENYRITWYVSWSSCPNCAWEVARFLAAHQNVTLTIHIARLYYFWNDSFKQGLRRLSQERAQLAIMDGQGFQYCWDEFVYNDGKPFRPWRKLNINFNYQDHNLQEILRSLLKEETFLIQFNNKHRAQKPYRRRKTYLCYKLEGPSGSGPLTKGCLQNKKGKHAEARFVDKMRSMQLDHALITCYLTWSPCLDCSQKLAALKRDHPGLTLRIFTSRLYFHWVKKFQEGLRLMFACKIQVAVMGLPEFTDCWENFVSDQPFSAWHKLEDYSQSIKRRLNTILMSFRLDDITENIGNLQLAPPSF